In one window of Bacteroidota bacterium DNA:
- a CDS encoding polysaccharide biosynthesis protein has translation MITYAPKKLILIDQAETALFDLQMELYFRLRRLPGLEVEFIVCDITNNRRITQLFHQHQPNIVFHAAAYKHVPLMELNPLEAIHVNVFGSKNLIDLAVQNQVEKFIMISTDKAVNPTNVMGASKELLKFMFRKNRRI, from the coding sequence TTGATAACATATGCACCGAAAAAATTAATATTGATCGATCAGGCTGAAACTGCACTATTTGATTTGCAAATGGAATTGTACTTCAGACTGCGCCGCTTACCGGGTTTGGAAGTCGAATTTATTGTATGCGATATAACAAATAATCGAAGAATTACACAATTATTTCATCAACATCAACCTAATATTGTATTTCATGCCGCGGCATATAAACATGTACCGCTTATGGAATTAAACCCATTAGAGGCTATTCATGTTAATGTTTTCGGCTCAAAAAATCTTATTGACCTAGCTGTTCAGAATCAGGTAGAAAAATTTATTATGATCTCTACCGACAAGGCAGTAAACCCTACAAATGTTATGGGTGCAAGTAAAGAGCTGCTGAAATTTATGTTCAGGAAAAATCGAAGGATCTAA
- a CDS encoding polysaccharide biosynthesis protein, whose protein sequence is MYVQEKSKDLNCSTLFITTRFGNVLGSNGSVVNYFRKQIESGGPLTITHPDVTRYFMTISEACKLVLEAATMGKTSEIYLFDMGSPIKITDLATKMVQLSGLKPEKDIQFVYTGLRPGEKLHEELLNTNENTLATHHHKIKIALTAHQDSDHVSGCMDQLWIALQKNNTDRTVAIMKDLIPEYISQNSTFETLDKQNEKLRAHYLIYLRCTTRRLKHKSLYLLT, encoded by the coding sequence ATTTATGTTCAGGAAAAATCGAAGGATCTAAATTGCAGCACCTTATTTATTACAACTCGATTTGGAAATGTTTTAGGTTCAAACGGATCGGTAGTAAATTATTTCCGAAAGCAAATTGAATCCGGAGGTCCACTCACCATAACGCATCCGGATGTTACAAGGTATTTTATGACCATATCGGAAGCCTGTAAATTAGTGTTAGAGGCAGCTACGATGGGTAAAACCAGTGAGATTTACCTTTTTGATATGGGCTCTCCAATCAAAATTACTGATTTGGCAACTAAAATGGTTCAATTAAGTGGATTAAAACCGGAGAAAGATATTCAGTTTGTTTACACCGGTTTGCGCCCCGGAGAAAAATTGCATGAAGAACTTTTGAATACTAATGAAAACACATTGGCAACACATCATCACAAAATTAAGATCGCCTTGACCGCTCATCAGGATTCTGACCATGTAAGTGGCTGCATGGACCAGCTTTGGATAGCCCTGCAAAAGAATAATACCGATAGAACTGTGGCAATTATGAAAGATTTGATCCCTGAATATATAAGTCAAAACTCTACTTTCGAAACGCTGGATAAACAAAATGAAAAATTACGTGCACATTACCTAATATATTTACGATGCACCACAAGGAGATTAAAACACAAAAGTCTATATTTGTTGACCTAA
- a CDS encoding polysaccharide biosynthesis/export family protein: MIESQITTDVNSLNPQVIRNSMPYTINQNGEVNLPIVGLVNVNNKTEQETELMLTKLYSEYYIDPFVNIVITNKFITIYRGGSDAKQLLISRPDLTVLDAIGQAGGIPENARSSKIKILRTVNGEKLTEEIDLSGIEDINKAQAYVMPNDIIYIEPGLNAHFFREISPIITTVSSIVVIYAFFANLNK; encoded by the coding sequence TTGATAGAATCACAGATCACCACTGATGTGAATTCATTAAATCCTCAGGTGATCAGAAATTCAATGCCATATACCATTAACCAAAATGGGGAGGTAAATCTTCCGATCGTTGGACTGGTTAATGTAAACAATAAAACGGAGCAGGAAACAGAATTGATGTTAACGAAGTTATATAGTGAATATTATATAGATCCATTTGTGAATATTGTTATCACTAATAAATTTATTACCATTTATAGAGGTGGTTCTGATGCAAAACAATTATTGATTTCACGACCCGATTTAACTGTATTGGATGCAATAGGACAAGCAGGGGGAATACCCGAAAACGCACGGTCCTCTAAAATAAAAATTTTGCGAACAGTAAATGGTGAAAAACTAACAGAGGAAATAGACCTTTCAGGGATAGAGGATATTAATAAAGCGCAAGCTTATGTTATGCCCAATGATATCATTTATATTGAACCCGGACTAAATGCACATTTTTTCCGTGAGATATCCCCGATAATAACAACGGTTTCCAGTATAGTTGTTATTTATGCATTTTTTGCAAATCTGAACAAATAA